The Gossypium raimondii isolate GPD5lz chromosome 2, ASM2569854v1, whole genome shotgun sequence genome segment TATCTGATGGAAGAACTCTGCAACAGTCCCTCCTTGGTGACTGCAACACAAAAACAACAAACTTTGTGGTTTATGCTAGTAAATAGCAtccatagtttttttatttgcacTGTAAGTCCTCAAACTATGGTTTAGATTCTAGATTGATCCCAAACAAACGTTCTGATTGGGTCCTCGGAATATCAATATCGTATCAACCAAGCTGTTCTTTTAAATACCTGTGTGCCTACTGAATTGACAAGGTACATAGTTgtggaaattttaattaatatgtttttaaatatgttctatGTCAAATTTGAGATAGCATTTAACGCATAAACTAATGGTTAGACTGATTTAAAAAGTTGAGAAAACCAAAAATCGGTCCAAATCGTAGTGTTTAGTTAGATTCCAATTCGGTTcggttttgattcaattattacTTCAATCTATTTCGTttagataaaaatgaattttatttttattaaatttatatgtttttaaattttataatataaaaatgattattctaaattataaattagtaaaaataactttaaaattatagaaaattaaaattttaattttaaaaacggatgaatcaaatttatccaaactcatgaaattcagttcaattttaaaatccatCCGATCCTAACCAAACCGTTACTGCACCTAGATGGAAGAACttaattatatgatattatattttaaggacacaattaaaaaattttgaagttcaagaattaatttaaaatttgaacccTAAATAGTGGATGCTCTGTGAAATtaaccctttttcttttgacATCTTCTTAGGTAACctatgaagaaaaataaatagtaGTACCTTTTTCCATCGAAGATCATCTCGCTTCTTTAGAACTACGACGGAATCGAGTCTCTCCGGTGAGGCCATTCTCCACCGGCAGTAGCGACTTTTCTTTTTATGACGGTAGTAAACTCCGATTGTCTGCCTCCGAGGACGATCATACTTCACCTTACTCATGTAGAAAACGAAGGGGTTTTGGCAAGGGTGCCTTTCAACAGGCCTAGTGTTGAATGCATAGGCAGTGTAATCAGCTCTCTTGTACCAATTGAGAAAAGTTCTACTAGGCATCTCAAGCTCTCTAGGGGACATCACTCCCCTCAAGATTTGAACCACGTAGCCCCAAGACACCGTGATCGACCAGTACCGCGTTGAATCGTAGCATATCGATTGTTGCATCAAGCTCGCCGAATCCTCCTTTGCGGCTTCGAGCAGGTGCGAGATCGCTTTCGGTCGTTTCATCCCGGGAAAGATAGGTTCCACTACATCTAGGTGGTGGAGTGATACCAATGGAGTCACTGGATGAGCTCCCAAGAGCCCTAACAAATTTCCATACACATCGTACTGTACAACAACAAAGTAAATACAACTTGCACCTTCAAATAATATGTTTCAAATTTCAAACTAGTTCAACTTcgaaatattcatatatttatcaaacgagtgatttttttttacctgATGGAAACCAAGTTCCCTAGTGAGGGGCACCCCAAGCTCGGCCATGCAAGCTTGAATCCTATCATCACTGCCATATAAAGCTGGATACCTTTGGATGCACATATCTTGCATCTTTGACAATTCTTTAGCCAATGGGTAGCTTATTGCAAACCCACCCCCACCAAATGCCATTGCATATGAAAAGAATATGTTCTGAATATGGCTCTCTGATGCACTCCCAATATAATAAAACTGTGTATGGTCATATTTAGACAGCACTCTCACCACATTGTTGACAATGAAGACCGTATCATCATCCCCCATCACGAACCACCTTATGTCCTTCATCCCTAGCTTAAGTGTCTCCGAGACCACCCTCGTTATCCGCAACGCCGACCGGGATCCTTGCTGGTTTAAGTACTTGAACTTTGAAGTGTCTTGAGAGACCCTAATCTCCGGCAACGGTTCATTCCTCCTTGTCCTCACATTCTTATCCACCCACACTACACCCCTAGTCTCTTGAGGCCTCCACCATGCTTTGATGTACTCTTTTCGAGTTTCCCATAGGTTCGACGACGCCGCTATCCCGAACGCGATGTGCTTGAGCTGCGTGTCATACCGGTGGTAGTTCCCGGGGGGCTGCTCGATCATCTCTACTGCCGGTGCCGGCCTCGTGTTCTCTAATGGCTCCTTCTCGACAACCGTCTTCGTCGTAGATAATTCGGTAACGGAGGAATGGTTCAACGATGGTTCGACTTTGGTGGAGAGATTGGTGGTGGTGGGGTAGCCTTTGTTACGGTCATTGTCGGTCAACAAGAGATTAGGGTATAGGATGTAAAGCAAAATCATGGTGATGAACAAATAAATGATTGAACGTCTAAAGCTACTTTGTGGCGCCGTGCGTTGCTGGGTGGTGATCATTTGTTCTTACAATGTTTATTGTTATGTCTtctataattgattttttgttgCATTTGTTTGTTGTGGATGATGACGATGTTTGGTGAATGATGTTGtgttttgtgtttatgttgttccCCATGTGTTTCGGGTTGAAATGCATGGTTATAGAAATCAGGCTTGGACTGAGAATTGTTCGGATCTAAAGAGACCAAATTTTCCTCTTTTTGTcacttttgtttttaatgttaatCCTTTTTCCCTACTTAAATGTGTTAGAGGAAAATAACATGATAAGATGTGAACTCATGTCATCTAAATACTAAACACAAGTTTTGGAGATATTAATAGAAATTTTACCAATATTTAAAGTAGTGTTAAAAGACGAGGGAGTCAAAGCTACTCCTTATATCTCAATggtgtaataatttttttattgaaacatGCATTTAATGACAGCAAAGGTACAGTCTCATAAGCTGTTTGTTTCTCATTCAGAAGCAATGATTGTTTCAATGGCTTCAGTTTCATTCCCTGTGAGAATCTGTGGAACTGATGGCATGATGGGTACATCAGTGAGAGGCAATGGCATATCCACATGATGTATAGCAACAATTTTGCCATCCTTCATCTCCACATTCACTGCTTTCAAACCCCCCAAAAAATAGATATCTTTAATaagtttattataataaatattggaATTTtggttatatagttttaatcattttaatctaacacaatttgATTCCTccacttttatatttttattaatttatccaaattttaAGAACATTTATATCATCACTTTAATGGTATTATCGATTTGAAACTAACATTATAAAAGCATAGGATCAAAttattctaaattaaaatagaggatTCAATCTCAAATTCTGACATAATAAAGGGACTGAAACTACTATTAAACCAATTATAAATGTAGGAAGAAAACCCATAAGCAAACACAAGTAACCAAAAAGAAGGGTGATCATTTGAAGCATAAgaccatttttcttttattctgagttattaaaaaaaaaaagtaaaacaaagaTGAAATTATATAAGATAAAAAGCAAAAACCTCAAGTATTAGCCATCAAAGGGGGAAAAAATTGCAGAAACtcaacatcatcatcaacatgGATTAAAGCATTTTTCTCTTGATGCTAtctaaaatgtttaatttcaGTTCAAACAAATCAACAGCACTTACTGATCATACagcaagaagaagaagaaagatcaTACGATATAAAgcaatttaatgaattttctttccttgttgtaaaattttctttagaTCCAAACAAAGGAGACTAGACTTACAGCAACAAAGAGACGTCAAGTATTAGCCATCaacgaaaaaaaaattaaaacaaggactaaattctGTGAGATACAAACAATGGTATAAAGATCAATGCAAAAACAAGAAAGGGAACAAAGGGTTGATGCAAATGAAAGAATTACCTGGACGAGAGAGCAACCAAAGAATGAAGAAGCAGAGGAAGAGGATGAGAGGGATAGCGTGAACCAACTTCTCCGGCAAAGGAAACATTCGAAAGCGAGAAACCCCTTTGTTCTTTTCCTCGGCGTTTCCCGTTGGTATTGCCATTGAACGACGACCTGGTCTCATCATCTTTCAAGATTGATTTTTTCTCTACCATGGGTTCCAAGTGTTCTTGTTTGGAGTGGCCGATGAAGATACAAGACTTGGGGGGGGGGTACTACCAGTTGGTTTAGTTATAGTTTATAACCACTTTAGGCGGGAAATCTTGCAGCTCCGAACTATAGCTTACTtgtgattagtgtaaaaataatgtTGATGATAAGATTATATATTCTAACAATAttatagcgtgagacaaaaaaaaaattaaacgcATCATGCTGAAAGTAAACGTCCATTCAAAGGGGCACCGTAAGTAACAAGTAAGAGTAATTTAAATCATACAAAAACTATTATAAgtattagaaatttttaaattgaatacgtttaaaattttaatagtatatataatgttaaatgaaataatatattttattctttttaaaaaattattatgaaagactctaaataaactttaatggtattaaaatataagtgaatttagacaaaatttgaaatcataatGTAAGTCAAGTCGAGCGTGCTAATATTATACATCAACTTgtcatttgtaattttaatgtaagtgaccaaaataatcGAACTATATAACGTAATcgcttaaattgtaaattttttattttagtgcctaaaataaacattttttataattggatAACTATTTGTAtactttttctattaatttaagttgaattagcttattgaattaattattaggGTTAATATGTATgaaagtatttaaatttaaaaagagatttgatatttattttttaatctaaatcgTACTTAAACTTGAAAAcggtaatttaatttaatttttttattttaagtaattaactaATATTGTTGAAATAAATTCATGTGACACTAACAATCAATGGCATACTGTTACgcgataacctcaaattttgataagtggcaaaaatatatttttataaatttatttaccaTTGTCAAATTTAGTTACCAAAGTTACCAGTATATAGCTATATATTAACCGTAGTTATCATCTAACTTGAATTTTCCTTGCTCAGCCAAAATTTTGATGTTCAACTGAGCCTAACCCAATTAAGAGCAGGATGAAGGTCAAATCCTTCTGAATTTGAGATGGGTTGCCCAAATCATAGCCCATTTTCAACTGCCTGGAACCTTGGTCTTTGCGTGGACTCTTCTGGATGATatacatattacatatatacacaaaaaCAAACATTTCCAGGCAAAATTAGCTTAGAAATGGTAGTGGCGAGATCAATAGCGCTAAAAGCAGTGAATACCGCCAGTTTATGGGGTCTAAACCGGAGTCGTTTCGGGGGTTTGCCCAAGGTCCAAACCGTGAGGGCATTGTCGACATTCATGTCTCCGCCATCCAAGGCAGTCGTCTACGAGCACCACGGTCCACCCGACTCCGTCACCAGGTCCCCGATATCCAAATTTcgttactattattattattattcttttttattgctTACTTTTGTATTTATAGAATGATAGAGCTACCCCCAGTAGAAGTGCAGGAGAATCAAGTTTGTGTTAAAATGTTGGCTGCTCCCATTAACCCCTCTGATATTAACCGTATTGAAGGTCTGGGTTTTCTTTTCCCCGTTGGGTTTtacttcatttgatttaaaagtCTTGATCTTTGATTAGTTGAAGAATTTGGTAGTTGTATACTATGTTACTCGGACTCTTCATAGATATAGGGATACGAACTTtggggaaaaaaaattttaaccatgCTTATACCGGGTACATGCTCATATCCATAAATCATGGTCGATCCCGaaaaacataagttttgaataataatagtaataatgagTTTCAAGGATTTTGTAAATAAacaaaagtttatttttaatgtatagGAGTATATCCTGTGAGGCCACAGGTGCCAGCAGTTGGAGGCTATGAAGGTGTTGGAGAAGTGTATTCTGTTGGTTCTGCGGTTAAGGGTCTCTCCCCAGGCGATTTGGTCATTCCATCTCCACCCTCCTCTGGTTTGTTCTTTGCACCTTTTGCTTTGCCATTGTAGTTTTACTTCGAATGCCTAGTGCTTAAATATCGATAATCCTACACATCTTTCTAGTTATGTATCTTCAAGTTTAGGTGCTAAATTTATATCTCAAATCACCTTTAAGTTGGAATGTGAAATGGATTGctgttaaaagaaaattgggtaGGAAAGTTTAAGAATGGCTAGTCTTATTGCACTCAGTAGTGTAAGAGATTTAACGCCAGAGATGTGATTGAACCTATTGTAGTAAAATAATTAGTTGAAACTTGCAAGATGCTGAGattctttttcatattaatGACTAGGGAAcctttgaaatataaaaattttcgacATCTCATCTTCAACCTAACAAAATTTGTTgaagtttcttttaattttctcatttagaTGTCTTAAAACCATTAAGATATGATTTCTTGCAGTGAAATAGTGAACTAGAATAATGAGCGTTTAGACTGATCTTTCATTCGTCTTAATGCTAAGATCAACTAAAAATTATTGGCAGGAACATGGCAGACTTATGTTGTCAAAGACCACGACATATGGCATAAAATCAGTAAAGATTCACCAATTGAGTATGCTGCAACAGTTACTGTTAATCCTTTGACTGCTATAAGAATGCTCGAAGACTTCACTACTTTAAGCGCAGGTACAGCTGTTGATGATGTTCAAGCCTCTATCACATGCTCTTGTTGATTATTCTGGTATGGGCAGGAGATTCCATCGTTCAAAATGGGGCTACCAGCATTGTGGGGCAATGTGTAATCCAGCTTGCAAGATATCGTGGCATCCATAGCATTAACATTATCCGGGACAGGTGCTGTACTTAGCTCCTTGTGACTTGTAGGTATCTGTGCTTGTCATTGCActtgctttctttttttttaacctaGATGGTGTCACCAGTTTGGGATATATTGTTAATTAGGAGGTTGCTGTCGTTGACTGCaaatatttttgagttaaaCTATTTTACTGATTGACATTCTTATCTATTAGGGTTCCTTAACTTGATGCATGCATTTTTTTCCAGTGCATCTTCATTTACCGTCCTTTTACTTGCTTTAGGGCTGGATCGGATGAAGTAAAAGAAAGGTTAAAAGCTCTTGGGGCTGATGAAGTGTTTACCGAGAGCCAACTAGAAGTGAAGAATGTTAAGAGCCTTTTGGTATTATCTATCATTATAGCATAGTTATTGTGGGGAGATCTTCGATCTTCGTCATACGGATTTCATGTTAGTAAAGTCACTCATTGTTTCCATTTGATTTGTTACTGTCATGGTAGTCAAATATACCTGAACCTGCCCTGGGATTGAACTGCGTCGGTGGACATGCCGCTTCTTTGGTTCTCAAGTTCTTAAGGTCAGATAACCTCGCTGCATAAAGTATGACATTGGACATTTCTCTTGCAGTAAGAATCTAAGTTTCCTTGAATGCAAATTTCAGGCAGGGAGGAACCATGGTAACATATGGTGGAATGTCCAAGAAGCCTGTCACCGTATCAACTTCCTCGTTCATTTTCAAGGTAATCAAGGATTACCCCTTCTATATATTTTGTTGCTTAGCGTTGTGCTGCTGTTAGTTATCATCAATCCAAGTACTGCACATTTTCACTTGGAATAAATAAAAGTGGCTTCCCAAATCTGAAAGAACGCACATCCTCCTATCTGTTTGCAGGATCTTTCTTTAAGAGGATTCTGGCTACAGAAATGGTTAAGTGCTGATAAAGCGAAAGAGTGCCGAGATATGGTGGATTACCTTCTACGCCTGGCACAAGAGAGGAAGTTAAAATACGAGTACGTATGATCTTCTTATACACAATCTCACTTACCATTAGTTATTCATTTATGGTCTAATGATGGTTTTAATCCCTCTGCTATGCTGAAATTTGGGATTTAATACCTCTGATTTGGCATAAGCGGTTTgtctacttttataatattattagtatattCAAATTGATAAACACACCGTTAGTTGCTACCATTGAAGCACTAATATGGAATTCTTCTTTATTGTTATTCGGCCACATAAATCAGTAATCAATTTACGTGTTAGCTAAaa includes the following:
- the LOC105788919 gene encoding uncharacterized protein LOC105788919 — translated: MITTQQRTAPQSSFRRSIIYLFITMILLYILYPNLLLTDNDRNKGYPTTTNLSTKVEPSLNHSSVTELSTTKTVVEKEPLENTRPAPAVEMIEQPPGNYHRYDTQLKHIAFGIAASSNLWETRKEYIKAWWRPQETRGVVWVDKNVRTRRNEPLPEIRVSQDTSKFKYLNQQGSRSALRITRVVSETLKLGMKDIRWFVMGDDDTVFIVNNVVRVLSKYDHTQFYYIGSASESHIQNIFFSYAMAFGGGGFAISYPLAKELSKMQDMCIQRYPALYGSDDRIQACMAELGVPLTRELGFHQYDVYGNLLGLLGAHPVTPLVSLHHLDVVEPIFPGMKRPKAISHLLEAAKEDSASLMQQSICYDSTRYWSITVSWGYVVQILRGVMSPRELEMPSRTFLNWYKRADYTAYAFNTRPVERHPCQNPFVFYMSKVKYDRPRRQTIGVYYRHKKKSRYCRWRMASPERLDSVVVLKKRDDLRWKKSPRRDCCRVLPSDKNTTMILSVGNCREGEISELQTTKELFVAQM
- the LOC105788920 gene encoding enoyl-[acyl-carrier-protein] reductase, mitochondrial, producing the protein MVVARSIALKAVNTASLWGLNRSRFGGLPKVQTVRALSTFMSPPSKAVVYEHHGPPDSVTRMIELPPVEVQENQVCVKMLAAPINPSDINRIEGVYPVRPQVPAVGGYEGVGEVYSVGSAVKGLSPGDLVIPSPPSSGTWQTYVVKDHDIWHKISKDSPIEYAATVTVNPLTAIRMLEDFTTLSAGDSIVQNGATSIVGQCVIQLARYRGIHSINIIRDRAGSDEVKERLKALGADEVFTESQLEVKNVKSLLSNIPEPALGLNCVGGHAASLVLKFLRQGGTMVTYGGMSKKPVTVSTSSFIFKDLSLRGFWLQKWLSADKAKECRDMVDYLLRLAQERKLKYEMELVPFDKFHSALEKALGKHGSQPKQVIKF